The following are encoded together in the Candidatus Omnitrophota bacterium genome:
- the folP gene encoding dihydropteroate synthase, translating into MVRHARTRHILEARDTRLLLGERTMIMGIMNLTPDSFSRDGRLAVSRDPLTHVRFAQKLVRDGADILDIGGESTRPGACKISIREELQRILPTLRLLVKKIKVPVSVDTYKPQVAIAALDEGACIINNIMGVKPDVRLLKAVRDRGAAIVLMHMRATPLTMQKNPVYRDVVGDILTGLRHAVEKCLEIGIKKNRIIIDPGFGFGKTVQHNLEILRRLRSFEVLCYPVLAGTSRKSFIGRVLGQERSDQRMIGSIATACAAVLNGAHIVRVHDVAATRQAVVMADAIL; encoded by the coding sequence ATGGTCCGGCACGCCCGCACACGACACATCCTTGAGGCCCGCGACACCCGTTTGCTTTTAGGCGAACGGACCATGATCATGGGCATCATGAATCTGACCCCTGATTCTTTCAGCCGCGACGGCCGTCTGGCTGTCAGCCGCGACCCGTTGACCCACGTCCGTTTCGCCCAAAAACTTGTCCGCGACGGCGCCGACATTCTGGATATCGGCGGAGAAAGCACCCGTCCGGGTGCCTGCAAGATCTCTATCCGGGAAGAATTACAGCGTATTTTACCGACCCTGCGTCTTTTGGTTAAAAAGATCAAGGTGCCGGTTTCTGTGGACACCTATAAGCCCCAAGTGGCGATCGCGGCTTTGGACGAAGGGGCCTGCATCATTAATAATATCATGGGCGTTAAGCCCGATGTCCGGCTTTTAAAGGCCGTGCGCGATCGTGGGGCCGCCATCGTTCTCATGCATATGCGCGCAACTCCGTTGACCATGCAGAAAAACCCGGTTTATCGCGACGTAGTGGGCGATATCCTGACCGGACTGCGTCACGCGGTGGAAAAATGTTTGGAAATCGGCATAAAAAAGAATAGAATCATCATTGACCCCGGTTTCGGGTTCGGCAAGACGGTCCAGCACAATTTGGAGATCCTGCGCCGGCTTAGAAGTTTTGAAGTTTTGTGTTATCCCGTCCTTGCCGGCACGTCCCGTAAGTCCTTTATAGGCCGTGTCCTGGGGCAGGAGCGCTCTGATCAACGCATGATCGGCAGTATTGCAACGGCCTGTGCCGCTGTCCTCAACGGTGCCCACATCGTGCGTGTCCACGACGTGGCAGCCACGCGTCAGGCCGTTGTCATGGCCGACGCTATTTTATAA
- the cdaA gene encoding diadenylate cyclase CdaA has protein sequence MDLSTWSIVEIIKTTIEVLILWIVYYRVLIFFEGTRAFQVLKGISYLILALLLSQVLHLEVINWLLRHFFSIWIIVIVVIFQNELRSGLARLGQQHLFNVSLGEVEIGALIHEIAEAVYKLSKNKTGCLIVFERKMKLNVYIESGVILDCKMSAPLLQSIFMTSSPVHDGGVVVRGERIAACACLFPLSSNPSVHKTVGTRHRAALGLTEQSDAVVVLASEETGDVAVAFEGRFIAVSNQEHFCDLLKELIYPPKKGKK, from the coding sequence ATGGATCTGTCCACCTGGTCAATAGTTGAGATCATTAAAACCACGATCGAGGTCCTCATCCTCTGGATCGTGTATTACCGCGTTTTGATCTTTTTTGAGGGGACCCGCGCTTTTCAGGTGCTCAAAGGCATCAGTTATCTGATCCTGGCGCTTTTGCTTTCTCAAGTCCTCCATCTTGAAGTCATCAACTGGCTTTTACGTCATTTTTTTTCCATATGGATCATTGTCATCGTCGTCATTTTTCAGAATGAACTGCGTTCGGGCCTGGCCCGTTTGGGGCAGCAGCATTTATTCAATGTTTCTTTGGGGGAAGTTGAGATCGGGGCCCTCATCCATGAGATCGCGGAAGCGGTGTATAAACTTTCCAAAAATAAGACAGGATGCCTGATCGTTTTTGAACGGAAAATGAAATTGAACGTGTATATTGAAAGCGGCGTCATCCTGGATTGTAAAATGTCCGCGCCGCTGCTGCAAAGCATTTTCATGACGTCTTCGCCCGTCCACGACGGAGGGGTGGTGGTGCGCGGCGAACGGATCGCGGCGTGCGCCTGCCTGTTCCCTTTGTCCAGCAATCCTTCGGTCCATAAGACCGTGGGGACACGCCACCGGGCCGCTTTGGGGCTGACCGAACAAAGTGATGCCGTTGTGGTTCTGGCCTCGGAAGAGACGGGGGACGTGGCTGTCGCTTTTGAAGGCCGGTTCATCGCGGTCAGCAACCAGGAACATTTTTGCGATCTCCTCAAAGAATTGATATATCCTCCTAAAAAGGGAAAAAAATGA
- a CDS encoding pyridoxine 5'-phosphate synthase: MVKLGVNIDHIATVRQARQEHEPDPLAAARICLKAGADSIVAHLREDRRHIQDNDIVLLRKAVRTRFNLEMSLAPSIVDFACAVKPDQSTIVPERRQELTTEGGLDVAGHLFKVQKGCRRLMDRGILVSMFIGPDKKQIEAVAAIGVPMVEFHTGAYARAFAAGRAKNHLVKLRSACAYARQLGLMINAGHGLNYDNVCPVAAIEGMEELNIGHSIVSRAVFTGLEQAVKDMVKIVREGG, translated from the coding sequence ATGGTGAAATTGGGCGTTAACATCGACCACATCGCCACGGTACGCCAGGCCCGCCAGGAACATGAGCCGGACCCTCTGGCCGCGGCGCGGATCTGTTTAAAAGCCGGGGCCGACAGCATTGTCGCGCATTTGCGCGAAGACCGCCGCCATATCCAGGATAATGACATTGTTCTTTTGCGCAAAGCGGTCAGGACGCGGTTCAATCTGGAAATGTCGCTGGCCCCTTCCATTGTAGATTTTGCCTGCGCTGTCAAACCCGACCAAAGCACCATCGTGCCTGAACGCCGTCAGGAACTCACCACCGAAGGCGGCCTTGACGTGGCAGGGCATTTATTCAAGGTCCAAAAAGGATGCCGGCGTTTGATGGACCGCGGGATCTTGGTCAGTATGTTCATCGGCCCTGACAAGAAACAAATTGAGGCCGTTGCTGCGATCGGCGTGCCGATGGTTGAATTTCATACCGGCGCTTACGCCAGGGCATTCGCGGCCGGACGCGCTAAAAACCATTTGGTCAAATTGCGCTCGGCATGCGCCTATGCCCGTCAATTAGGGCTGATGATTAATGCCGGGCACGGGCTCAATTACGATAACGTTTGCCCTGTCGCGGCCATCGAGGGGATGGAGGAATTGAACATCGGGCATTCCATCGTCAGCCGCGCGGTGTTCACGGGCCTGGAGCAGGCGGTCAAAGACATGGTGAAGATTGTCAGGGAGGGGGGATGA
- the acpS gene encoding holo-ACP synthase — translation MILGTGIDVIEIHRIQAAVERWGEAFLNYVFTPVEIDHARKYKFPYPHYAGRFAAKEAIFKAIGIPKFTWHDISITNDSDGKPVCVHRDPDFKLHILLSISHCRDYAVASAIVTS, via the coding sequence ATGATCCTCGGCACCGGTATAGACGTCATTGAAATTCACCGCATCCAGGCGGCGGTTGAACGCTGGGGAGAGGCGTTCCTGAATTACGTCTTTACTCCGGTGGAGATCGATCATGCCAGGAAGTATAAATTCCCTTATCCGCATTATGCCGGCCGTTTTGCCGCCAAAGAGGCGATCTTTAAAGCCATCGGCATTCCTAAATTCACCTGGCATGATATCAGCATCACCAATGACTCCGATGGAAAACCTGTCTGCGTCCATCGCGACCCTGATTTTAAACTCCACATCCTTCTTTCCATTTCTCATTGCAGGGACTATGCGGTTGCCAGCGCCATTGTCACGTCGTAA
- a CDS encoding NAD(P)H-hydrate dehydratase yields the protein MSRRNPQVCKNDFGHVLVVAGSPSMLGAAALTGLAAMRCGAGLVTVVVPQSLNLTLQKKISPVIMTLGLPQTREQTFAARALASLKKIWDKFDAIAIGPGIGQNKNTQKFIRDFIAVCPKPMVIDADALNALAHDLRPLQKNTAPKILTPHSGEMARLTGRSVKAVESDRKAIALNFARQNHCVVLLKGHRTVVASPDGKVYVNRTGNAGMATAGSGDVLTGMIAALLGQGMGPFEAAKAGTYLHGKAGDLAAKARTKAGMIASDIIELIPKAV from the coding sequence TTGTCACGTCGTAACCCACAGGTTTGTAAGAATGATTTTGGCCATGTTTTGGTCGTGGCCGGCTCACCGTCCATGTTGGGCGCCGCTGCTTTAACAGGTTTGGCGGCCATGCGCTGCGGGGCAGGCCTTGTGACCGTAGTTGTTCCTCAAAGTTTGAATTTGACCCTCCAGAAGAAAATATCTCCCGTCATCATGACATTGGGCCTTCCGCAGACCAGAGAACAGACGTTCGCGGCCAGGGCCTTAGCGTCCTTAAAGAAAATTTGGGATAAATTTGACGCCATTGCCATCGGGCCGGGGATAGGGCAAAATAAAAACACACAAAAATTTATACGGGACTTTATTGCCGTTTGCCCCAAGCCGATGGTCATTGACGCGGATGCTTTGAATGCCTTGGCCCACGATTTACGTCCTCTGCAAAAGAATACCGCGCCTAAAATTTTGACTCCGCATTCGGGGGAAATGGCCAGGTTGACCGGAAGATCCGTCAAGGCCGTTGAGTCGGACCGTAAAGCCATTGCTTTAAATTTTGCCCGGCAGAATCATTGCGTGGTTTTGTTGAAAGGTCATCGCACCGTTGTGGCATCGCCGGATGGAAAAGTTTACGTCAATCGGACGGGCAATGCGGGCATGGCCACGGCCGGAAGCGGTGATGTTTTGACCGGCATGATCGCGGCTTTATTGGGACAGGGGATGGGGCCGTTTGAAGCGGCCAAAGCCGGGACCTATCTGCACGGGAAAGCCGGGGATCTTGCCGCCAAAGCCAGGACAAAAGCCGGCATGATCGCCAGCGACATCATTGAATTGATCCCAAAAGCCGTTTAA
- a CDS encoding glycosyltransferase family 39 protein — MILSRTSRIFLGLCIAGAVIFLCSHPLKANQFSPQSDEGYYFHYAKTVEEKGLRGFQELLSWFSQSQQARLHPPPSRIGFVLTGALLFHIFGPSYFILGVFSAVCFILFLAVVFYFIRKYFDLDTALLTILLLSSSPLLLGMARRALIDSALNLLWVLTVWLFLEFLIKRKIFQYTLFLLSFILAVLFKEGSLILLPFFVLVMAFAHHIGIEKVSCRYIFLTLVGGILLPAALYVLVLGGMDIFIQALRCLWDIQKHILQFNPYVVKYCTGPWFRYLLDFMLLNPIVTLLFIGYSFRVVLTPLDAKKTYLLTYFLVTYAALTFIQNNKNIRYAMSLEMVMGLFAVFMLYEIFGRRIRGTTYVAVAAVIIYFVNFISFINIFEIHGVLDPITRHLLGVRNFIPL, encoded by the coding sequence ATGATATTGTCCAGGACAAGCCGTATTTTTTTGGGTTTGTGCATCGCCGGCGCGGTCATTTTCTTATGTTCGCATCCGTTAAAGGCGAACCAGTTCTCCCCCCAGTCGGATGAGGGCTATTATTTCCATTATGCCAAGACCGTTGAGGAAAAAGGCCTTCGCGGTTTTCAAGAATTATTGTCCTGGTTTTCTCAAAGCCAGCAGGCGCGTTTGCATCCGCCGCCATCCCGCATCGGTTTTGTCCTGACCGGAGCACTTTTGTTTCATATATTCGGCCCAAGTTATTTTATCTTAGGGGTTTTTTCCGCGGTATGCTTCATACTTTTCTTGGCGGTGGTTTTTTATTTTATTCGTAAATATTTTGATCTAGATACCGCTTTGTTGACAATTCTATTACTATCAAGCTCTCCTTTGTTACTGGGGATGGCTAGGCGGGCGTTGATTGATAGTGCTTTAAATTTATTGTGGGTGCTGACCGTATGGCTGTTTCTAGAATTTCTTATTAAACGAAAGATTTTTCAATATACGCTTTTTTTATTGTCTTTTATTTTAGCTGTCCTTTTTAAAGAAGGATCCCTGATTCTATTACCTTTTTTTGTATTAGTGATGGCGTTTGCTCACCACATAGGGATAGAGAAAGTTTCATGCAGGTATATTTTTTTAACTCTTGTGGGTGGAATATTGCTTCCGGCGGCCTTGTATGTGCTTGTGCTGGGAGGGATGGATATATTTATTCAAGCTTTGAGGTGCTTGTGGGATATTCAAAAGCACATCTTACAGTTTAATCCGTATGTTGTTAAATATTGCACAGGACCGTGGTTTCGGTATTTGCTGGATTTCATGCTGTTAAATCCTATTGTCACTCTTTTATTTATCGGGTATTCATTCCGGGTTGTTTTGACACCCCTGGATGCCAAGAAAACATACTTACTGACTTATTTCCTGGTCACATATGCGGCATTGACCTTTATACAAAATAACAAGAATATTCGCTATGCCATGAGCCTGGAAATGGTCATGGGTCTGTTTGCTGTTTTTATGCTTTATGAGATTTTTGGCAGAAGAATAAGGGGAACTACTTACGTGGCTGTTGCAGCGGTCATTATTTATTTTGTCAATTTTATAAGTTTTATTAATATTTTCGAGATCCATGGGGTGTTAGACCCCATTACCCGCCATCTTTTAGGTGTAAGGAATTTTATTCCTTTATAA
- a CDS encoding 6-phosphofructokinase: MKRIGIITSGGDCGGLNGVIKGAASMARSMGASCFIIPHGYAGLYNLVDFDTITELTEERIDAIDANLAGSEAGHSRVKVKKIEDPDKYQRIKKGMAKFKLDGLIISGGDDSGGVLVDLTEHGISCVHAPKTMDLDLQTYSVGADSTINRIAAFLEDLKTTARTHNRILALEVFGRYAGHTAFRGGVAADADAIIIPEIPVDLDVLYQHMKKRYFDRIMASDTRAGMYLIVVAEGIKNADGAAIVDEHMPVDAFGHKYLAGAGSYVSQQLTKRLKADKSIAGLMQKTGMFIKGVNEIPEVRTVVPGHLVRCGHSSAYDVNFGKEIGAGAFILLNQGISGVTVAGITDGKIRYMDTKKAIEQRFVNTDQAALYEAMGICFGRVPPAFKTTTQKITGAVERHL; this comes from the coding sequence ATGAAACGCATAGGCATCATCACATCCGGCGGCGACTGCGGGGGCCTCAACGGCGTCATCAAAGGCGCGGCATCCATGGCCCGTTCCATGGGCGCTTCATGCTTCATCATCCCCCATGGCTACGCCGGGCTTTATAATCTCGTGGATTTTGACACGATCACGGAATTGACCGAAGAACGCATTGACGCCATTGACGCGAACCTGGCCGGTTCCGAAGCCGGGCATTCCCGCGTCAAGGTCAAAAAGATCGAAGACCCGGACAAATACCAGCGCATCAAAAAAGGCATGGCGAAATTCAAACTCGACGGGCTGATCATCAGCGGCGGGGATGATTCGGGCGGCGTTCTGGTAGACCTGACCGAGCACGGCATTTCATGTGTGCACGCGCCCAAAACCATGGACCTGGACCTGCAGACCTATTCCGTGGGCGCGGATTCCACCATCAACCGCATCGCGGCCTTCCTGGAAGACCTCAAGACCACGGCCCGCACCCATAACCGCATCCTCGCTTTGGAGGTCTTCGGCCGTTACGCGGGGCATACGGCGTTTCGCGGCGGTGTGGCGGCGGACGCGGATGCCATCATCATCCCGGAGATCCCGGTGGATCTTGACGTGCTCTACCAACACATGAAGAAACGTTATTTTGACCGCATCATGGCCAGCGACACGCGTGCCGGTATGTATCTGATCGTCGTGGCCGAAGGGATCAAGAATGCTGATGGCGCCGCAATTGTGGATGAACACATGCCGGTGGACGCCTTCGGGCACAAATACCTGGCGGGCGCGGGCAGTTATGTTTCCCAGCAATTGACCAAACGCCTCAAGGCCGACAAGTCCATCGCCGGGCTCATGCAAAAGACCGGCATGTTCATTAAAGGGGTTAATGAGATCCCGGAAGTGCGCACGGTCGTGCCCGGACATCTGGTGCGCTGCGGGCATTCCTCGGCGTATGACGTGAATTTCGGAAAAGAGATCGGGGCCGGGGCGTTTATCCTGCTCAACCAGGGGATCAGCGGTGTGACCGTGGCCGGGATCACCGACGGCAAGATCCGTTACATGGACACCAAAAAAGCCATTGAACAGCGCTTTGTGAATACCGACCAGGCGGCCCTTTACGAGGCCATGGGCATTTGCTTCGGCCGCGTCCCTCCTGCCTTCAAAACAACGACCCAAAAGATCACCGGCGCCGTTGAACGGCATTTATAA
- a CDS encoding glycosyltransferase family 2 protein: MGIICVVKVTLLIPTLNEAQGMRTVMPRVKREWVDQILVVDGKSKDGTADIARQMGYDVVIQQSPGIRGAYMDALAAVKGDVILTFSPDGNSIPELIPACVARMKEGYDMVIVSRYAQGAKSYDDDVITAFGNRLFTGTINFLHGAKYTDAMVIYRAYRKKLIHDLDLDKDSSFSFEENLFCTKISWEPLLSIRAAKRRLQVIDIPGDEPAREGGERKLQVLKWGAAYMFEIWRELFIWR, from the coding sequence ATGGGTATAATATGCGTCGTGAAAGTCACCTTGCTTATCCCAACTCTCAACGAAGCCCAAGGCATGCGCACCGTCATGCCCAGGGTCAAACGCGAGTGGGTGGACCAGATCCTTGTGGTGGATGGCAAATCTAAGGACGGGACCGCGGACATTGCCCGCCAAATGGGCTATGATGTGGTCATTCAGCAAAGTCCCGGCATACGCGGGGCTTATATGGACGCCTTGGCCGCGGTCAAAGGCGATGTTATTTTGACCTTCAGCCCGGACGGCAATTCCATCCCCGAACTCATCCCGGCGTGCGTCGCCAGGATGAAAGAGGGTTATGACATGGTCATCGTTTCCCGGTATGCCCAGGGAGCCAAAAGTTATGATGATGATGTCATCACCGCTTTCGGCAACCGTCTTTTTACCGGGACCATCAATTTTTTACACGGCGCCAAATACACCGACGCCATGGTCATTTACCGCGCTTACCGCAAAAAACTCATTCATGACCTGGACCTGGACAAGGACTCCAGTTTTTCTTTTGAAGAGAATTTATTTTGCACAAAGATCAGCTGGGAACCGTTATTGTCCATCCGCGCCGCAAAGCGCAGATTGCAGGTCATTGACATCCCCGGGGACGAGCCGGCCCGCGAGGGGGGCGAACGCAAACTGCAGGTCCTCAAATGGGGCGCCGCCTATATGTTTGAGATCTGGCGCGAACTTTTTATCTGGAGATGA
- a CDS encoding NAD(P)H-dependent glycerol-3-phosphate dehydrogenase — translation MRTISIIGDGGWGTTLAIYLAQKKHPVFLWGAFPDYVSLVARTRENKKFLPGHKIPRSVVLTADMREAVSKADLIVLACPSEYLARTLKKVKTCSYQGKTFLSVIKGIDPDSFRRMSEMIQDELGPVGLAVLSGPTIASELADGVATTAVVASSNKRLALDIQAIFNSPVFRIYTNTDVAGVEVGGSLKNVIALACGICDGLKLGTNAKAAILTRGLAEITRLGIMMGGRKETFYGLTGVGDLITTCFSPKSRNRTVGQQLGEGKSIRAVLKGMNAVAEGVVTAKAVYRLSKAKNIPMPIVTEVYKIIAMNKNPRKAMADLMGRRPKPE, via the coding sequence ATGCGCACCATCAGCATCATCGGTGACGGCGGCTGGGGCACGACGCTGGCCATTTATTTGGCCCAAAAAAAGCATCCTGTTTTTTTATGGGGGGCTTTTCCCGACTACGTGTCCCTGGTGGCCAGGACCCGCGAAAATAAGAAATTCCTGCCCGGCCATAAAATTCCCCGCTCTGTTGTCCTGACCGCGGACATGCGGGAGGCCGTTTCCAAAGCGGACCTGATCGTTTTGGCCTGCCCGTCGGAATATCTGGCGCGCACGCTCAAGAAGGTCAAGACCTGTTCCTATCAGGGCAAGACATTTTTGAGCGTTATCAAGGGCATTGATCCGGATTCGTTCAGGCGCATGTCCGAGATGATCCAGGATGAATTGGGGCCCGTCGGGCTGGCAGTGCTTTCAGGACCGACCATTGCTTCAGAACTGGCGGATGGGGTGGCCACGACCGCGGTGGTTGCCAGTTCCAATAAGCGCCTTGCCCTGGACATACAAGCCATTTTCAATTCTCCGGTTTTTCGTATTTACACGAACACCGATGTGGCCGGCGTTGAGGTCGGGGGGAGCCTTAAAAATGTGATCGCCTTGGCTTGCGGGATCTGCGATGGCTTAAAGCTCGGCACCAACGCCAAGGCCGCCATTTTGACCCGAGGTTTGGCCGAGATCACCCGTTTGGGGATCATGATGGGCGGGCGCAAGGAAACTTTTTATGGATTAACAGGCGTGGGAGACCTTATTACCACGTGTTTTAGTCCAAAGAGCCGCAACCGGACGGTCGGTCAGCAATTGGGAGAGGGCAAAAGCATCCGTGCCGTTTTAAAGGGAATGAACGCGGTGGCTGAAGGCGTCGTGACTGCCAAAGCCGTCTACCGTTTGAGCAAGGCCAAAAATATCCCAATGCCCATCGTGACAGAGGTTTATAAAATTATCGCCATGAATAAAAACCCCCGCAAAGCCATGGCTGATCTCATGGGCCGCCGCCCTAAGCCCGAATAG
- a CDS encoding antirestriction protein ArdA, producing MQNTQTTPRIYVACLAAYNNGILHGQWIEANQEAGDIQAEIQDMLAQSPMPKAEEWAIHDYEGFCGLRLSEYEDMAKVAAMAVLIEEHGEAWARYADHVGMDDATGDGFKEAYHGQWDSEEDFAEHLAEETMEIPERLQYYIDYKKLARDLFIDEYFSAEREGCKVYVFSRH from the coding sequence ATGCAAAACACACAAACAACACCAAGGATCTATGTTGCCTGTTTAGCCGCTTACAATAACGGCATTTTACACGGGCAATGGATTGAGGCCAATCAGGAGGCGGGGGATATCCAAGCTGAAATTCAGGATATGCTGGCCCAAAGCCCTATGCCTAAGGCAGAGGAGTGGGCTATTCATGATTATGAGGGTTTCTGCGGCTTACGGTTATCTGAATATGAAGACATGGCCAAGGTTGCGGCAATGGCTGTTTTGATCGAAGAACATGGGGAGGCCTGGGCCCGGTATGCCGATCATGTAGGGATGGATGATGCCACTGGGGATGGGTTTAAAGAAGCGTATCATGGCCAATGGGATTCGGAAGAGGATTTTGCCGAACACTTGGCCGAGGAAACGATGGAAATCCCCGAACGTCTGCAATATTACATTGATTATAAGAAACTGGCCCGTGATCTGTTCATTGATGAGTATTTTTCAGCGGAAAGGGAGGGCTGTAAAGTTTACGTCTTCAGCCGGCATTAA